From one Planktothrix agardhii NIES-204 genomic stretch:
- the hisZ gene encoding ATP phosphoribosyltransferase regulatory subunit: protein MVYQPPSGARDLLPLDVAQKIWIERRLQQVFHLWGYHRIITSTLERLDTLMAGGAVQPSTVIQLQDAENQGLGLRPELTASIARAIASRMGKLPSWPQRLYYSANVFRKGKALDHGQQLEFYQAGVELLGAGGLRADSEILLLLRDCLQTLGLNNADLIIGEAGLTQSLLSPFPAKEREKVRTAIANLDRIGLESLSLSSELRERALFLFDLRGRPETVLSQVSQLDLDSFQRQAVNNLKSLMELLHKCWENSEVQPSITLDLSLVQTFDYYTGIVFIAVSDTASGARVLGQGGRYDQLLGLYHPQGQSEPGIGFSLNTENLHQVLLGRGELPHQTPASEWLVVAQTPEAYAAAFAYASQLRCSGDLLRVEVELGHRETPEDIRDYARRRGIGQIAWININGDPKIEEIL from the coding sequence ATGGTTTATCAACCCCCGTCGGGTGCGCGAGATTTACTTCCCCTCGATGTTGCTCAAAAAATTTGGATTGAAAGGCGCTTACAACAGGTGTTTCACCTTTGGGGCTATCATCGAATTATTACCTCCACTTTAGAACGGTTGGACACCCTCATGGCTGGAGGTGCGGTACAACCCTCAACCGTCATTCAACTGCAAGATGCTGAAAATCAGGGTCTAGGACTGCGCCCCGAATTAACCGCATCCATCGCCAGAGCCATTGCGAGTCGTATGGGCAAACTACCATCATGGCCCCAACGCCTCTATTACAGTGCCAATGTCTTCCGTAAAGGCAAAGCCCTTGACCACGGACAACAGTTAGAATTTTATCAAGCGGGTGTGGAACTTTTGGGCGCTGGTGGGTTACGCGCTGATTCAGAAATTCTGTTATTGTTGCGGGACTGTCTGCAAACCTTGGGGCTAAATAATGCCGATTTAATTATCGGAGAAGCGGGTTTAACTCAATCGTTATTATCACCTTTTCCTGCTAAAGAACGGGAAAAAGTTAGAACTGCGATCGCTAATTTAGATAGAATTGGTTTAGAATCCCTATCACTTTCTTCGGAACTTAGAGAGCGAGCGTTATTTTTATTTGATTTACGCGGTCGTCCCGAAACAGTATTATCCCAAGTTTCTCAACTAGATTTAGATTCTTTCCAACGGCAAGCAGTTAATAACCTAAAATCCTTAATGGAATTATTGCACAAATGTTGGGAAAATTCTGAAGTTCAACCCTCAATTACCCTGGATTTAAGTTTAGTTCAAACCTTTGATTATTATACCGGAATTGTGTTTATTGCCGTGAGTGATACCGCATCTGGAGCAAGGGTATTGGGACAGGGAGGCCGTTATGATCAACTACTAGGACTGTATCATCCCCAAGGACAAAGCGAACCGGGAATTGGGTTTTCTTTGAATACTGAAAACCTGCATCAAGTATTATTAGGACGGGGTGAACTCCCCCATCAAACCCCCGCCAGCGAATGGTTAGTGGTGGCGCAAACTCCCGAAGCATATGCAGCCGCCTTTGCCTATGCCAGTCAGTTAAGGTGTTCTGGTGATTTATTACGGGTGGAAGTGGAGTTAGGACATCGGGAAACCCCCGAAGATATCCGCGACTATGCTCGACGTCGAGGTATTGGTCAAATTGCCTGGATTAATATTAACGGCGACCCCAAAATTGAAGAAATTCTTTAA
- a CDS encoding response regulator receiver sensor signal transduction histidine kinase → MQDLGFILIVDDNPTNLAVLSQTLKSAGFAVRVAEDGESALQLVARKPPALILLDVQMPGIDGFETCKKLKADPKTQAIPIIFLTALTDVQNKVKGLSLGAVDYISKPFEQEEVLARVRVHLQLKNLTENLEQLVAERTAVLEQAQVQLVQQEKLSTLGQLVTGIAHEMNNPISCIVNNIPPAQEYILDINHILTLCQSHYDQLPKPIQKAIIATDLDFVLDDLNKLLNSIRLSTDRIQDISISLRNFARSDASIKVLFDIHKSIDSTLLILSHRLKPLGERAAIQLVKEYGDLPLIECYPGQLNQVFMNILANSIDAIEEAGKNGEFDHHIPIIKVETTQPDSKSVLIKISDNGIGMTKEISQRIFEPLFTTKPVGQGTGLGLLIVNQIIERHHGKLNLYSTPREGTKLEIILPLNEQQAIDRI, encoded by the coding sequence ATGCAAGACCTTGGTTTTATCTTAATTGTTGATGACAATCCCACTAATTTAGCCGTTTTATCCCAAACTCTAAAAAGTGCAGGATTTGCTGTGCGAGTAGCTGAAGATGGAGAAAGCGCTTTACAATTAGTTGCACGGAAACCACCCGCCCTAATTTTATTAGATGTACAAATGCCTGGTATTGATGGGTTTGAAACTTGCAAAAAATTAAAAGCTGATCCAAAAACCCAAGCAATTCCGATTATTTTTTTAACGGCTTTAACGGATGTTCAAAATAAAGTCAAGGGACTTTCTTTGGGGGCGGTTGATTATATTTCTAAACCCTTTGAACAGGAGGAAGTTTTAGCTAGGGTGCGGGTGCATTTACAACTCAAAAATTTGACGGAAAACCTAGAACAACTGGTTGCGGAAAGGACGGCAGTTTTAGAACAAGCTCAAGTTCAATTAGTTCAACAAGAAAAACTTTCAACTCTCGGACAATTAGTGACAGGAATTGCCCATGAAATGAATAATCCGATTAGCTGTATTGTCAATAATATTCCTCCGGCTCAGGAATATATTCTCGATATAAATCATATTTTAACTTTATGTCAAAGCCATTATGATCAGCTACCAAAACCCATACAAAAAGCGATAATTGCAACGGATTTAGATTTTGTTTTGGATGATTTAAACAAACTGCTGAATTCCATAAGATTAAGCACTGATCGAATTCAAGATATTTCAATTTCTTTAAGGAATTTTGCCCGTTCTGATGCCTCAATTAAGGTTTTATTTGATATTCATAAAAGTATTGATAGCACTCTGTTAATTTTGAGTCATCGCCTCAAGCCATTAGGAGAAAGAGCCGCTATTCAATTAGTTAAAGAATATGGTGATTTACCGCTTATTGAATGTTATCCTGGTCAACTGAATCAAGTCTTTATGAATATTTTAGCAAATTCTATTGATGCGATTGAAGAAGCGGGTAAAAATGGAGAATTTGATCATCATATTCCTATAATTAAAGTTGAAACTACACAACCCGATTCAAAATCAGTTTTAATTAAAATTTCTGATAATGGAATTGGCATGACCAAGGAAATTAGTCAGCGAATTTTTGAACCTTTATTTACTACAAAACCTGTCGGTCAAGGAACTGGATTAGGATTACTAATTGTTAATCAAATTATTGAAAGACATCATGGTAAACTCAATCTATATTCAACACCAAGAGAGGGAACAAAATTAGAAATTATACTTCCTTTGAATGAGCAACAGGCAATAGACAGGATATAA
- a CDS encoding putative MscS mechanosensitive ion channel, whose product MLTAEQQRELLIKLAESIIGLGIQFLMAILILLIGLWAAKFIQNLSKHLMIKAQLEPTLIRFFVNLIYIAIVTFVSLAALGQLGIKTTSFIAVLGAAGLAIGLALQGSLSNFASGVFMIVFRPFKVHDYIEGGGVEGIVEEIQIFTTLLKTPDNKTIIIPNSKLYGDKIVNHSIQPIRRVDIKLNLSYNTDLDQVRELFTNLVQTDPRVLLEPIPDMEIQEIAAGGIKTLLTVWVINSDYFRVRSDLNQSLKQMLDGSEIQLV is encoded by the coding sequence ATGCTAACAGCCGAACAACAAAGGGAATTATTGATTAAATTAGCTGAATCAATTATCGGGTTAGGAATTCAATTTTTAATGGCAATTCTGATCCTGTTAATTGGTTTATGGGCGGCAAAATTTATCCAAAATCTCAGTAAACATCTGATGATCAAGGCTCAACTAGAGCCAACTCTAATTAGATTTTTTGTCAACTTAATTTATATTGCCATTGTTACCTTTGTAAGTTTAGCAGCACTGGGACAACTGGGAATTAAAACCACATCATTTATTGCGGTTTTAGGCGCTGCTGGGTTAGCTATTGGTTTAGCTTTGCAGGGGTCTTTATCTAATTTTGCTTCGGGTGTATTTATGATAGTTTTTCGCCCGTTTAAAGTCCATGATTATATTGAAGGTGGGGGAGTAGAGGGAATAGTTGAGGAAATCCAAATTTTTACTACCCTGTTAAAAACACCCGATAATAAAACAATTATTATTCCCAATAGTAAACTCTACGGGGATAAAATAGTAAATCACTCAATTCAACCTATCCGTAGGGTTGATATTAAGTTGAATTTAAGTTATAATACGGATCTGGATCAAGTTAGAGAACTTTTTACTAATTTAGTTCAAACTGATCCACGGGTTTTATTAGAACCGATACCCGATATGGAGATTCAGGAAATAGCTGCGGGTGGGATTAAAACATTATTAACGGTTTGGGTGATTAATTCTGACTATTTTCGGGTACGTTCTGATCTGAATCAAAGCCTGAAACAGATGTTAGATGGGAGTGAGATTCAATTGGTTTGA
- a CDS encoding putative Sensor with GAF domain protein — translation MNSFPTPNGFNSIEDRENQPDSGDPGLQRFALRLKNSMGRDILVQTELDKLRTQLQCDRVILYYLYYQWKGQVTFESSSQPIFSIYGSTGADDCFNQEYAQLYQQGRIRAISDIETAAIHPCHQNFLRSIYVRANLVVPVIVDNELWGLLIAHHCRFPHLWSASEFELLKTAAETLSTAPEILNLKR, via the coding sequence ATGAATTCTTTTCCAACCCCTAACGGATTCAATAGTATCGAAGATCGAGAAAATCAACCCGATTCAGGTGATCCCGGTTTACAACGGTTTGCACTGCGGTTAAAAAACAGTATGGGACGAGATATTTTAGTCCAAACAGAATTGGATAAACTCAGAACTCAACTGCAATGTGATCGAGTAATTTTATATTATCTTTATTATCAATGGAAAGGACAAGTTACCTTTGAATCTTCGAGTCAACCAATCTTCTCAATCTATGGTTCTACGGGTGCAGATGATTGTTTTAATCAGGAATATGCTCAATTGTATCAACAGGGAAGAATTCGAGCGATCTCCGATATTGAAACCGCAGCTATTCATCCCTGTCATCAAAACTTTTTACGCAGTATTTATGTGCGGGCTAATTTAGTTGTTCCTGTGATTGTTGATAACGAACTCTGGGGTTTATTAATTGCTCATCATTGTCGATTTCCTCATCTTTGGAGTGCTTCGGAATTTGAACTGTTGAAAACCGCCGCAGAAACCCTATCTACTGCACCAGAAATTCTGAATTTAAAGAGGTAG
- a CDS encoding DnaJ domain protein, with protein sequence MFEIKQGLFQFEFMDNHGILGVSLEAEFDDIRKRYMQIARRLHPDTCPFENPQDRDLAKQLLAKLVSPAYNQFSKEAERKEYTLLLKTIGDRIVKEQHHLKPQTEAGQKLLQASDYQNAYESAIKALAKHQYESPEKVLDITGQISDLNLVYLLRKNQKSAASPSPKVPETTPTQHSAIPKKDSFVEQACHRAEQLMASQNYTQAASELKDAIKREPDNSHCHGLLGLVYLKQNQPKLATPHINRALQLDPKQPQALEAKKELEKSTTSAGTKSKTGQQTAKKSDKSSGGGLFGGLFGGKKK encoded by the coding sequence ATGTTTGAAATTAAACAAGGGTTATTTCAGTTTGAGTTTATGGATAATCACGGGATTTTAGGGGTTTCCCTAGAAGCCGAATTTGACGATATCCGCAAACGCTATATGCAGATCGCCCGTCGTTTGCATCCTGATACCTGTCCCTTTGAGAACCCCCAAGATCGTGATTTAGCCAAGCAATTGTTAGCTAAATTAGTCAGTCCGGCCTATAATCAGTTTTCTAAGGAAGCTGAACGTAAGGAATATACACTGCTATTAAAAACCATTGGCGATCGCATTGTCAAAGAACAGCATCACCTCAAACCTCAAACAGAAGCCGGTCAAAAACTTCTCCAAGCCTCCGATTATCAAAATGCCTATGAAAGCGCAATTAAAGCCTTAGCAAAACATCAATATGAATCCCCTGAAAAAGTCTTAGATATTACGGGTCAAATTAGTGATTTAAACCTGGTTTACTTGCTTCGTAAAAATCAAAAAAGTGCCGCGTCTCCATCTCCTAAAGTTCCTGAAACAACTCCCACCCAGCACTCAGCAATACCTAAAAAAGATTCCTTTGTTGAACAAGCCTGTCACCGTGCCGAACAGTTAATGGCTAGTCAAAACTATACCCAAGCGGCTTCAGAATTAAAAGACGCCATTAAACGGGAACCTGATAATAGTCATTGTCATGGTTTATTAGGGTTAGTTTATTTAAAACAAAATCAACCCAAACTAGCTACTCCCCATATTAATCGGGCTTTACAACTTGATCCCAAACAACCCCAAGCCCTAGAAGCTAAAAAAGAACTAGAAAAGTCCACAACTTCAGCCGGGACAAAATCCAAAACTGGTCAACAAACTGCTAAAAAGTCCGATAAATCCTCCGGTGGTGGGTTATTTGGTGGGCTATTTGGCGGGAAGAAAAAATAA
- a CDS encoding 4Fe-4S ferredoxin iron-sulfur binding domain-containing protein yields the protein MPHSIVTNICEGVADCVEACPVACIHEGPEKNIKGTDWYWIDFSTCIDCGICLQVCPVEGAIVAEERPELQKTPK from the coding sequence ATGCCCCATAGTATTGTCACTAATATTTGTGAAGGTGTTGCCGATTGTGTTGAGGCTTGTCCGGTTGCCTGTATTCATGAAGGGCCGGAAAAAAATATCAAAGGAACAGATTGGTATTGGATTGATTTTTCCACCTGTATTGACTGCGGAATTTGTCTACAAGTTTGTCCAGTAGAAGGGGCAATTGTAGCAGAAGAACGCCCCG